A portion of the Macaca nemestrina isolate mMacNem1 chromosome 19, mMacNem.hap1, whole genome shotgun sequence genome contains these proteins:
- the LOC105476986 gene encoding serpin B6-like isoform X1, with translation MFTVMDALSEANGTFALNLLKKLGENNSNNIFFSPMSMSSALAMVFMGAKGNTAAQMSQALSFSKIGGEDGDIHQGFQSLLAEINRTGTQYLLKTANRLFGEKSYDFHTCFTDSCGKFYQAKLKQLDFLNDTEKSRTHINNWIAEKTEGKITEMLSPDSVDSLTKLILVNAIYFKGNWESQFVKEMTREMPFKISKNKEKPVQMMFKESIFKMTYVRKISSQILVLPYVGKELNMIILLPNENTDLKMVEKKLSYERFIEWTNPDNMHEREMEVFLPRFKLEETYNMEDVLRSMGMVDAFEQDRADFSGMSSKKDLYLSKVMHKSFVEVNEEGTEAAAATTEEIVLCCASYSLRFCADHPFLFFIQHSKTNGILFCGRFSSP, from the exons AT GTTCACTGTCATGGACGCTCTATCAGAAGCAAACGGCACCTTTGCATTAAACCTTTTGAAAAAGCTAGGGGAAAACAACTCAAACAACATATTTTTTTCACCCATGAGCATGTCGTCAGCCTTGGCCATGGTCTTCATGGGAGCGAAGGGAAACACTGCAGCCCAGATGTCTCAG gcaCTCTCTTTTAGTAAAATTGGAGGTGAAGATGGAGATATTCACCAAGGTTTTCAGTCACTTCTTGCTGAAATTAACAGAACTGGTACTCAGTACTTGCTTAAAACTGCTAACAGGCTCTTCGGAGAAAAGTCTTATGACTTCCACACA TGTTTTACAGATTCCTGTGGCAAATTCTACCAAGCAAAGCTAAAGCAGCTTGATTTCCTGAATGATACAGAGAAGTCCAGAACACACATAAATAACTGGATTGCTGAAAAAACTGAAG GCAAAATTACAGAGATGCTCTCTCCAGATTCAGTTGATTCATTGACTAAGCTGATTCTCGTGAATGCCATCTACTTCAAAGGAAACTGGGAAAGTCAGTTTGTGAAAGAGATGACCAGggaaatgccttttaaaattagcaag AACAAAGAAAAACCTGTGCAAATGATGTTTAAGGAATCCATCTTTAAAATGACCTATGTAAGGAAAATATCCAGCCAAATTCTAGTGCTTCCCTATGTTGGAAAGGAACTGAATATGATCATTTTGCTTCCCAATGAAAACACTGATTTGAAAATG GTGGAGAAAAAACTTTCTTATGAGAGATTCATAGAATGGACAAACCCAGACAACATGCATGAACGAGAGATGGAAGTTTTCCTTCCTAGATTTAAACTAGAGGAAACTTACAACATGGAGGACGTCCTTCGCAGTATGGGCATGGTCGATGCCTTTGAACAGGACAGGGCAGACTTCTCAGGAATGTCATCTAAGAAGGATCTGTACTTGTCCAAAGTCATGCACAAGTCCTTTGTGGAGGTCAATGAGGAAGgtacagaagcagcagcagctacCACCGAAGAAATAGTTTTATGTTGTGCCAGTTACTCCCTCAGGTTCTGTGCAGACCatcccttccttttcttcatcCAGCACAGCAAAACCAATGGTATTCTCTTCTGTGGCCGGTTTTCGTCTCCATAA
- the LOC105476986 gene encoding serpin B6-like isoform X2 — MDALSEANGTFALNLLKKLGENNSNNIFFSPMSMSSALAMVFMGAKGNTAAQMSQALSFSKIGGEDGDIHQGFQSLLAEINRTGTQYLLKTANRLFGEKSYDFHTCFTDSCGKFYQAKLKQLDFLNDTEKSRTHINNWIAEKTEGKITEMLSPDSVDSLTKLILVNAIYFKGNWESQFVKEMTREMPFKISKNKEKPVQMMFKESIFKMTYVRKISSQILVLPYVGKELNMIILLPNENTDLKMVEKKLSYERFIEWTNPDNMHEREMEVFLPRFKLEETYNMEDVLRSMGMVDAFEQDRADFSGMSSKKDLYLSKVMHKSFVEVNEEGTEAAAATTEEIVLCCASYSLRFCADHPFLFFIQHSKTNGILFCGRFSSP, encoded by the exons ATGGACGCTCTATCAGAAGCAAACGGCACCTTTGCATTAAACCTTTTGAAAAAGCTAGGGGAAAACAACTCAAACAACATATTTTTTTCACCCATGAGCATGTCGTCAGCCTTGGCCATGGTCTTCATGGGAGCGAAGGGAAACACTGCAGCCCAGATGTCTCAG gcaCTCTCTTTTAGTAAAATTGGAGGTGAAGATGGAGATATTCACCAAGGTTTTCAGTCACTTCTTGCTGAAATTAACAGAACTGGTACTCAGTACTTGCTTAAAACTGCTAACAGGCTCTTCGGAGAAAAGTCTTATGACTTCCACACA TGTTTTACAGATTCCTGTGGCAAATTCTACCAAGCAAAGCTAAAGCAGCTTGATTTCCTGAATGATACAGAGAAGTCCAGAACACACATAAATAACTGGATTGCTGAAAAAACTGAAG GCAAAATTACAGAGATGCTCTCTCCAGATTCAGTTGATTCATTGACTAAGCTGATTCTCGTGAATGCCATCTACTTCAAAGGAAACTGGGAAAGTCAGTTTGTGAAAGAGATGACCAGggaaatgccttttaaaattagcaag AACAAAGAAAAACCTGTGCAAATGATGTTTAAGGAATCCATCTTTAAAATGACCTATGTAAGGAAAATATCCAGCCAAATTCTAGTGCTTCCCTATGTTGGAAAGGAACTGAATATGATCATTTTGCTTCCCAATGAAAACACTGATTTGAAAATG GTGGAGAAAAAACTTTCTTATGAGAGATTCATAGAATGGACAAACCCAGACAACATGCATGAACGAGAGATGGAAGTTTTCCTTCCTAGATTTAAACTAGAGGAAACTTACAACATGGAGGACGTCCTTCGCAGTATGGGCATGGTCGATGCCTTTGAACAGGACAGGGCAGACTTCTCAGGAATGTCATCTAAGAAGGATCTGTACTTGTCCAAAGTCATGCACAAGTCCTTTGTGGAGGTCAATGAGGAAGgtacagaagcagcagcagctacCACCGAAGAAATAGTTTTATGTTGTGCCAGTTACTCCCTCAGGTTCTGTGCAGACCatcccttccttttcttcatcCAGCACAGCAAAACCAATGGTATTCTCTTCTGTGGCCGGTTTTCGTCTCCATAA